The following proteins are encoded in a genomic region of Gemmatimonadota bacterium:
- a CDS encoding leucine-rich repeat protein, whose protein sequence is MINSSRYFYLKVNTQETPVKSFLKSTVLFALFGLMACGGNSKDTLGPGDLDEITAGTMGICYRTPQVRDAILAMLSDIDNCALVTETHLSSITRLDLNDQGITDLRRADFYGLDNLPGLSLSFNSLSTLKEGVFAGLSSLKSLDLSFNSLHTLPAGVFSGLDSLRWLGLDYNSLSTLPASVFSGLDSLRVLRLGSNDLNTLPEGVFSGLSKLGELELQNNALNTLPTGVFLGLDSLRVLNLENNALNTLSEGVFSHLDNLQKIDLSFKDLQTLPQNVFSDMPTNLQTLRLHTTGLHTLPEGVFSSLNNLQFLSLYSNGLNTLPEGVFTGLSSLKSLSFSSTFLQTLPEGVFSHLDNLKYLSLHSHDLLSTLPEGIFSDLDNLQRIDLFFNDQLSTLPEGLFAGLSNLQDLNITSNDLLSTLPEGLFADLSNLQWLNLSGNDLLSTLPEDIFWDLSSLRTLQLYDNNLSRLPEGIFSGLSRLKLLWLHWNPGAPFTLTIELERTDNMDNNAQGPATIVVKVAEGAPFDMTVSLSAQGGTLSANTATIVAGEIKSEPVMVPPGEGNSVTVRLGPAPALPQFLNHAGIQTAVGDSLILFGQAASR, encoded by the coding sequence TCCTCCCGTTATTTCTACCTGAAGGTGAACACACAGGAGACCCCCGTGAAAAGTTTTCTCAAAAGCACCGTTCTATTCGCGCTATTTGGCCTGATGGCCTGTGGAGGAAACAGCAAAGATACACTGGGACCAGGGGATTTGGACGAGATAACAGCGGGCACAATGGGTATTTGCTACAGAACCCCACAGGTGCGCGATGCCATCCTGGCTATGCTATCCGACATCGATAATTGTGCCCTGGTCACAGAGACGCATTTATCCTCAATCACGCGTCTGGATCTGAATGACCAGGGAATCACCGATTTGCGGAGAGCCGACTTCTATGGCCTGGACAACTTGCCAGGGCTATCTCTTTCCTTTAATTCTTTAAGCACTCTAAAAGAAGGCGTGTTCGCCGGTTTATCCAGTTTGAAAAGTTTAGATCTTAGCTTCAATAGTCTGCACACCCTACCAGCCGGTGTGTTTTCTGGCCTGGATAGCTTGCGATGGTTAGGTCTTGACTACAACTCTTTAAGCACCTTGCCAGCCAGTGTGTTTTCTGGCCTGGATAGCTTGCGAGTTCTCAGACTTGGCAGCAATGATCTAAACACGCTACCAGAAGGCGTGTTCTCGGGCCTGTCCAAACTGGGGGAACTGGAGTTGCAAAACAACGCTCTGAATACCCTACCAACTGGTGTGTTTTTGGGCCTGGATAGCTTACGAGTTCTCAATCTGGAAAATAATGCTCTAAACACATTATCAGAGGGCGTGTTCTCACATCTGGACAACTTGCAAAAGATAGACCTTAGTTTCAAGGACCTGCAAACACTACCCCAAAATGTGTTCTCAGATATGCCGACCAATTTGCAAACATTAAGGCTGCACACGACCGGTCTCCACACGCTACCAGAGGGTGTGTTCTCCAGCTTGAATAACTTGCAATTCTTATCTCTTTATTCTAACGGTTTAAACACACTGCCAGAGGGCGTGTTCACCGGTTTATCCAGCTTGAAAAGCCTATCTTTTTCCAGCACTTTTTTGCAAACCCTGCCAGAGGGCGTGTTCTCACATCTGGACAACTTGAAATACCTATCTCTTCATTCTCACGATCTGTTGAGTACCCTGCCAGAGGGCATATTCTCAGACCTGGACAACTTGCAAAGGATAGACCTTTTTTTCAACGATCAGCTAAGTACACTACCAGAGGGCTTGTTTGCCGGCTTATCCAACTTGCAGGATCTAAATATTACTTCTAATGATCTGCTCAGCACACTACCAGAGGGCTTGTTTGCCGACTTATCCAACTTGCAATGGCTAAATCTTTCTGGTAATGATCTGCTGAGTACACTGCCAGAGGATATATTTTGGGACCTGTCCAGCTTGCGAACGCTACAACTTTACGACAATAATCTAAGCAGGCTACCCGAAGGGATATTCTCTGGCTTGTCCAGGCTGAAGTTACTATGGCTTCATTGGAACCCCGGAGCTCCCTTTACTCTGACAATAGAGTTGGAACGCACAGACAATATGGACAATAATGCACAGGGACCCGCTACCATTGTAGTCAAAGTTGCCGAGGGGGCACCGTTCGATATGACCGTCAGTCTGTCGGCACAGGGCGGCACCTTGTCGGCCAATACAGCTACGATTGTAGCGGGTGAGATTAAAAGCGAACCTGTTATGGTACCGCCAGGTGAGGGTAATTCGGTCACAGTGCGTCTGGGTCCAGCACCTGCACTGCCACAATTTTTGAACCACGCTGGTATCCAGACCGCCGTGGGAGATTCGCTCATTCTATTTGGACAAGCGGCATCGAGATAG
- a CDS encoding PorV/PorQ family protein, with the protein MIMRRYTLIGLCTLIGLMSDEGFAQEYVRRTGFIFLQFPTSARTMALGEAGVGLIGSGQAILYNPAGLAFMEGREAYFTYVDWIFSTKHYVAGVSANVPRIGTFGLSVVNHDIGPVRFENTTQETSKYAISVAYGGMITDRIAVGTTLKLIHESYSWEDHKQNVFAVDLGTYFATGLRNTVIAMGVENLSTSGLGEPEQGGLPKNMRMGVLIDVVALTDVGPLPHNLDLVVDVNNPNDSEDGFYTDIGIEYTYMYQTAIGDMLGFSLRAGHQKRPRSLIDPNTLGIGVLFKTHGIGLKVDYTSKSFGALFDDERVHILSVAFNF; encoded by the coding sequence ATGATTATGAGACGATATACGCTAATTGGGTTATGCACGCTGATTGGGTTGATGTCAGATGAGGGATTTGCCCAGGAGTATGTCAGGAGAACGGGGTTCATTTTTCTGCAGTTTCCCACCAGTGCTCGCACGATGGCTTTGGGTGAGGCGGGCGTAGGGTTGATCGGAAGCGGGCAGGCTATTCTGTACAATCCAGCAGGACTGGCTTTTATGGAAGGGCGGGAAGCGTATTTTACGTATGTAGATTGGATTTTTAGTACCAAGCACTATGTGGCTGGCGTTTCAGCAAATGTGCCGCGTATAGGGACATTTGGGTTGTCTGTTGTGAATCACGATATCGGTCCTGTCAGATTTGAGAATACCACGCAAGAAACCAGCAAGTATGCCATTTCAGTGGCTTATGGGGGCATGATTACCGACCGGATTGCGGTGGGGACCACCCTCAAGCTGATCCATGAGAGTTATTCCTGGGAGGATCACAAGCAAAATGTCTTTGCCGTTGATTTGGGCACGTATTTTGCCACGGGATTGCGGAATACGGTGATCGCGATGGGTGTGGAGAACTTGAGCACGAGCGGGTTAGGCGAGCCAGAGCAAGGGGGACTCCCAAAAAATATGCGGATGGGAGTGCTCATTGATGTGGTTGCTCTGACGGATGTTGGTCCCTTGCCTCATAATCTGGACCTGGTCGTGGATGTGAATAATCCAAATGATTCTGAGGATGGTTTCTACACAGATATAGGTATCGAATATACATATATGTACCAGACCGCTATAGGCGATATGTTGGGATTTTCACTACGAGCAGGACATCAAAAAAGGCCCCGAAGCCTAATAGATCCCAACACTCTGGGTATTGGCGTGCTGTTTAAGACCCATGGTATAGGCTTAAAGGTGGATTACACAAGCAAGTCCTTTGGCGCCCTTTTCGATGATGAACGGGTGCATATTCTCAGCGTTGCTTTCAATTTTTAG